One window from the genome of Hyphomonas neptunium ATCC 15444 encodes:
- a CDS encoding RlmE family RNA methyltransferase, translated as MSDDDRRRWKGPGPERQDSGRRSTERKVIARNARTESSKRWIERQLQDPYVRKAKDEGYRSRAAYKLLEIDAAAKILRKGMRVVDLGCAPGGWIQVSLQQGAAEVVGIDLLPLDPIEGATIIEGDVNNPDDVARMMAGLSGTPDLILSDMAANTTGHKQTDHLRTVALVEMAVAFAIEHLDDGGAFCAKVFQGGATKDVLNLLKQHFRTVKHIKPAASRAGSPEIYVVAKGFRR; from the coding sequence ATGAGTGACGACGACAGAAGGCGGTGGAAAGGACCGGGGCCGGAACGCCAGGATTCCGGACGGCGGTCGACCGAACGCAAGGTCATTGCCCGCAACGCCCGGACTGAGAGCTCGAAACGCTGGATTGAGCGCCAGCTTCAGGACCCCTACGTCCGTAAAGCCAAGGATGAAGGCTATCGCTCGAGAGCTGCCTACAAACTGCTCGAGATCGACGCCGCTGCGAAAATCCTGCGTAAGGGCATGCGCGTGGTCGATCTTGGTTGCGCGCCGGGCGGATGGATACAGGTCTCGCTCCAGCAGGGCGCTGCAGAAGTGGTCGGCATTGACCTTCTGCCGCTGGACCCGATCGAAGGCGCCACGATCATCGAAGGCGACGTCAACAACCCAGACGATGTGGCAAGAATGATGGCTGGGCTCTCGGGCACACCCGACCTCATCCTGTCTGACATGGCCGCCAACACGACCGGCCACAAACAGACCGACCACCTCCGCACTGTTGCCCTGGTCGAGATGGCTGTCGCCTTCGCAATCGAACACCTCGATGATGGCGGCGCTTTCTGCGCCAAGGTCTTCCAGGGCGGCGCCACCAAAGATGTTCTCAATCTGCTGAAACAGCATTTCAGGACGGTAAAACACATCAAACCCGCCGCTAGCCGCGCGGGAAGCCCGGAAATCTATGTGGTCGCCAAGGGTTTCCGGCGTTAG
- a CDS encoding aspartyl/asparaginyl beta-hydroxylase domain-containing protein, with protein MTAPLETVPQLIARARQALQAGGNPQMAVDAINEALKQAPRDIGLILYLGDAHHAAGQKSDAGHAYGIGLKLAAQINPVSIPDGIRQALQRAEARRAEYSAAYESFLRARLPGSEKETRFDQALEILLGRRQIYVQQPTKFYFPGLPQIQFYDTALFDWASELEAKADQIREELISVMTETGTFSPYLSEEDTARPHVRSHTLQGSLDWAAYYIWKDGARVEDNARRCPVTAAAFENVPLDFLTGQAPSVLFSRLKPGAHIPPHHGLVNTRLIGHLPLLVPGPAWLRVGNQVHHWQEGQLVIFDDSIEHEAKNEADETRVVLLFDFWKPEITLKEREQIAALTAAISDYSGDAIARAD; from the coding sequence ATGACCGCACCCCTTGAAACTGTTCCGCAACTTATCGCTCGTGCCCGCCAGGCCCTTCAGGCCGGTGGCAACCCTCAGATGGCTGTGGACGCCATCAATGAGGCGCTGAAGCAGGCGCCGAGAGATATTGGCCTGATCCTTTATCTGGGTGATGCGCACCATGCCGCCGGCCAAAAAAGCGACGCAGGGCATGCTTACGGGATAGGTCTGAAGCTTGCCGCACAGATCAATCCCGTCTCGATCCCGGATGGCATTCGTCAGGCATTGCAGCGGGCCGAAGCCCGGCGCGCTGAGTATTCAGCCGCGTATGAGAGCTTTCTACGCGCCCGCCTGCCCGGCAGTGAGAAGGAGACACGCTTCGATCAGGCGCTCGAAATTCTTCTCGGGCGCCGGCAGATATATGTTCAGCAACCGACGAAGTTCTATTTTCCCGGCCTGCCCCAGATACAGTTCTACGATACAGCCTTGTTTGACTGGGCGTCTGAGCTTGAGGCCAAGGCAGATCAGATCCGGGAGGAGCTGATCTCTGTGATGACGGAAACGGGGACGTTTTCGCCTTATCTGTCGGAGGAAGACACCGCCCGTCCGCATGTCCGGTCGCACACGTTGCAGGGCAGCCTGGATTGGGCTGCCTATTACATCTGGAAGGATGGAGCGCGTGTCGAAGACAATGCGCGCCGATGCCCGGTGACCGCAGCGGCCTTTGAGAACGTGCCGCTGGATTTCCTGACCGGTCAGGCGCCATCGGTTCTGTTTTCGAGATTGAAGCCGGGTGCTCATATTCCGCCTCACCACGGGCTGGTGAACACACGGCTCATCGGGCACCTGCCCCTGCTTGTACCCGGTCCGGCCTGGCTACGGGTTGGAAATCAGGTGCATCACTGGCAGGAGGGCCAGCTGGTGATCTTCGACGATTCCATAGAGCACGAGGCGAAGAATGAAGCTGACGAGACACGCGTGGTGCTGCTGTTCGACTTCTGGAAACCGGAAATCACGTTGAAGGAGCGCGAGCAGATTGCTGCGCTTACCGCCGCCATTTCTGACTACTCAGGAGATGCAATAGCGCGTGCGGACTGA
- the hspQ gene encoding heat shock protein HspQ yields MSRHEARFQIGQVVRHKLFPFRGVIFDVDPQFANTDEWYDSIPEEVRPRKDQPFYHLFAENDRTHYIAYVSEQNLIPDDSDVPLSHPDISDWFTMNGSGTYELKKEATN; encoded by the coding sequence ATTTCGCGGCATGAAGCCCGGTTCCAGATTGGGCAGGTTGTCCGGCACAAGCTGTTCCCTTTTCGCGGCGTGATTTTCGATGTCGATCCGCAATTCGCTAACACCGATGAATGGTATGACTCCATTCCGGAAGAAGTGCGCCCTCGCAAGGATCAGCCCTTTTATCACCTCTTCGCCGAGAACGACCGCACACATTACATTGCGTATGTGTCAGAGCAGAACCTCATTCCGGACGATTCTGATGTGCCCCTGAGCCATCCCGACATATCGGACTGGTTCACGATGAATGGCAGTGGCACTTACGAACTGAAGAAAGAGGCGACCAACTGA
- the guaA gene encoding glutamine-hydrolyzing GMP synthase yields the protein MTQQADSVLKAHERVLIVDFGSQVTQLIARRLRESGVYCEIHPFNKVDGAFLAAFGPQALILSGGPASVTWKDAPLADQAIFDSGLPILGICYGQQVMMHQLGGKVESGTSREFGRAFIEQVEADPILEGLFEGDNSEQVWMSHGDHVAEMAPGFGVIARSPGAPYAVIADPERKFYGTQFHPEVVHTTHGARLLRNFTHGVAGLKGDWTMAAYRAEAIQKIRNQVGKGRVICGLSGGVDSSVAAVLIHEAIGDQLTCVYVDHGLMRAGESEQVVSLFREHYNIPLVHVDASELFLGQLDGVTDPEKKRKIIGGLFIDVFDAEANKIGGADFLAQGTLYPDVIESVSAIGGPSVTIKSHHNVGGLPARMKMKLVEPLRELFKDEVRALGRELGLPEAFVGRHPFPGPGLAIRIPGAITREKADTLRKADAIYIDEIRKAGLYDEIWQAFSVLLPVNTVGVMGDERTYEAVLALRAVTSTDGMTADYYPFEHAFLGRVATRIINEVKGVNRVVYDVTSKPPGTIEWE from the coding sequence ATGACACAGCAAGCCGATTCCGTCCTTAAAGCTCATGAGCGCGTCCTGATTGTCGACTTTGGCAGTCAGGTGACCCAGTTGATCGCCCGGCGCCTGCGCGAAAGCGGCGTTTATTGCGAGATACACCCTTTCAACAAGGTCGACGGCGCGTTCTTGGCTGCCTTCGGGCCGCAGGCCCTCATCCTGTCGGGAGGCCCCGCCAGCGTCACCTGGAAAGACGCGCCCCTCGCGGATCAGGCAATTTTCGACAGCGGCCTGCCGATTCTCGGCATCTGCTATGGCCAACAGGTCATGATGCACCAGCTCGGTGGCAAGGTAGAAAGCGGAACCAGCCGGGAGTTTGGCCGCGCCTTCATCGAGCAGGTGGAGGCCGACCCAATTCTGGAAGGTCTGTTCGAGGGCGATAATTCAGAGCAGGTCTGGATGAGCCATGGCGATCACGTCGCCGAAATGGCGCCCGGCTTTGGCGTAATCGCCAGATCCCCCGGCGCGCCCTATGCGGTCATTGCTGATCCCGAACGGAAATTCTACGGCACGCAGTTTCATCCCGAGGTCGTCCACACAACCCACGGCGCGCGCCTGCTCAGAAACTTCACGCACGGCGTGGCAGGCCTCAAGGGCGACTGGACGATGGCAGCTTACCGCGCCGAGGCGATCCAGAAAATCCGTAATCAGGTGGGCAAGGGCAGGGTGATCTGCGGTCTCTCCGGCGGCGTGGATTCGTCCGTAGCCGCCGTACTCATCCATGAAGCGATCGGGGATCAGCTGACCTGCGTTTATGTTGACCACGGACTGATGCGTGCTGGCGAAAGCGAGCAGGTCGTCAGCCTCTTCCGTGAGCACTATAACATTCCATTGGTGCACGTTGACGCTTCCGAATTGTTCTTGGGTCAGCTCGACGGCGTCACGGACCCTGAAAAAAAGCGCAAGATCATCGGCGGCCTCTTTATCGATGTGTTCGATGCCGAAGCCAACAAGATCGGCGGCGCGGATTTCCTTGCGCAAGGCACTCTGTATCCGGACGTCATCGAAAGCGTATCTGCCATCGGCGGCCCGTCCGTGACGATCAAAAGCCACCACAATGTCGGCGGCCTTCCGGCGCGAATGAAAATGAAACTGGTCGAACCGCTGCGCGAGTTGTTCAAGGATGAGGTGCGCGCGCTCGGCCGCGAACTTGGCCTGCCGGAGGCCTTCGTTGGGCGCCATCCATTCCCCGGCCCAGGGCTTGCCATCCGCATTCCCGGTGCCATCACTCGGGAAAAAGCAGACACGCTCCGAAAGGCAGATGCCATCTATATCGACGAGATCCGCAAGGCTGGTCTTTACGATGAAATCTGGCAGGCATTCAGCGTTCTGCTTCCGGTAAACACCGTGGGTGTCATGGGGGACGAACGCACCTACGAAGCCGTACTCGCCCTTCGCGCCGTTACATCGACTGATGGTATGACTGCTGACTATTACCCCTTCGAGCACGCCTTCCTCGGGCGCGTGGCCACTCGGATAATAAACGAAGTCAAGGGCGTCAACCGCGTCGTCTACGACGTAACGTCAAAACCGCCTGGCACGATCGAGTGGGAATAG
- a CDS encoding RsmB/NOP family class I SAM-dependent RNA methyltransferase, with protein MRNGGRISAAISVLTDVLERHQPVKIAVRDWGKSARYAGSKDRAWVSGLVLDTLRRRNSTAQRMGFTDPRALVLGTLRFVWDWPAADIEQACYDEHGPTPLTNAERDALLNASDFAAPIHVQGDFPEWMTPHMERAFGEDTVAEAQAMAVRADVDLRVNALKTDTEKAALPLNTVRAEPSKLLTNAFHIPARDPTQREDSLENIPAFSKGWVEVQDAGSQIAAAAANAKPGEQVLDFCAGGGGKTLALAAPMGGKGQIFAYDIDSKRLSALVPRLKRSGTHNVQLVHPSEGTSLDPLVEQMDLVFVDAPCTGTGTWRRRPDSKWRVRPNQLGKRIEDQRGILIDAARFVKPGGRLLYATCSFLIEEDEDRVAEFLSGDTRFTEEDAAEAAIASGLLTDHGAEIVRKYRGPTGSVRLTPLRASTDGFFFAVLRRSA; from the coding sequence ATGCGCAATGGCGGACGCATCAGCGCAGCAATTTCAGTCCTTACAGACGTGCTGGAGCGTCATCAGCCGGTGAAAATTGCTGTGCGTGATTGGGGAAAGAGCGCGCGGTATGCCGGCTCCAAGGATCGCGCCTGGGTGTCGGGTCTCGTTCTGGATACCCTGCGGCGCCGCAATTCCACAGCTCAGCGTATGGGCTTCACCGATCCGCGCGCGCTTGTCCTGGGCACGCTCCGGTTTGTCTGGGACTGGCCCGCCGCTGACATCGAACAGGCATGTTACGACGAACACGGTCCCACACCTTTGACCAATGCGGAGCGCGATGCCCTCCTGAATGCGTCTGACTTTGCCGCCCCCATCCACGTTCAGGGAGATTTCCCAGAATGGATGACGCCGCATATGGAGCGTGCGTTCGGCGAAGATACTGTGGCTGAAGCGCAGGCCATGGCGGTTCGCGCAGATGTGGATCTGCGCGTCAACGCCCTGAAGACGGACACTGAGAAGGCGGCATTGCCGCTCAACACCGTGCGCGCCGAACCCTCCAAACTGCTCACCAATGCGTTTCACATTCCCGCCCGTGACCCTACCCAGCGGGAAGATTCGCTGGAAAACATTCCCGCCTTTTCCAAAGGCTGGGTCGAGGTCCAGGACGCCGGCAGTCAGATCGCGGCAGCGGCCGCTAATGCAAAACCGGGCGAACAGGTGCTGGATTTTTGCGCCGGCGGGGGCGGCAAGACCCTCGCGCTTGCCGCTCCGATGGGCGGCAAGGGACAGATCTTCGCCTATGACATCGACAGCAAACGCCTCTCTGCGCTGGTCCCGCGCCTGAAACGTTCGGGCACCCACAATGTTCAACTCGTTCATCCGAGCGAAGGCACGAGTCTTGATCCGCTTGTCGAGCAGATGGACCTCGTCTTTGTCGATGCGCCGTGCACGGGTACGGGGACCTGGCGCCGCCGCCCGGACTCAAAGTGGCGCGTCAGACCCAATCAGCTCGGAAAACGTATCGAAGACCAGCGCGGCATTCTCATTGATGCAGCGCGATTTGTGAAACCCGGCGGCCGCCTTCTGTACGCGACATGCTCATTCCTGATCGAAGAAGATGAGGACCGCGTCGCAGAGTTTCTGTCTGGAGATACACGCTTTACGGAAGAAGACGCCGCTGAGGCCGCCATCGCATCCGGCCTTTTGACGGATCACGGCGCCGAGATCGTGCGGAAGTATCGTGGCCCGACAGGCAGCGTCCGGCTGACACCTCTCAGGGCCAGCACGGACGGCTTTTTCTTCGCTGTCCTGCGGCGAAGCGCCTAG
- a CDS encoding GFA family protein, with product MALTGGCYCGNIRYEAGGDPVMRARCHCRECQYFTGGEGNDFIAMPEAAFKFTQGTPKGFTRQDLPNAATREFCPDCGTPILTRSSGLPGAIILKVGSLDDPAAFQGPQIILQTADAQPFHLVPEGVPAFERFPGR from the coding sequence ATGGCACTTACGGGCGGCTGTTACTGCGGAAACATCAGGTATGAAGCGGGCGGTGATCCCGTAATGCGGGCGCGTTGTCATTGCCGCGAGTGCCAATATTTTACGGGCGGCGAGGGAAACGACTTCATTGCGATGCCGGAGGCCGCCTTCAAATTCACGCAAGGCACACCCAAAGGTTTCACGCGGCAGGATCTGCCCAATGCCGCCACACGGGAGTTTTGCCCCGATTGCGGAACGCCGATCCTGACGCGCTCGTCCGGCTTGCCGGGGGCCATCATCCTGAAAGTTGGCAGCCTTGACGATCCGGCTGCATTTCAGGGCCCACAGATCATTCTTCAGACGGCCGACGCGCAACCTTTCCATCTGGTCCCCGAGGGCGTGCCTGCATTCGAGAGATTTCCCGGCAGGTAA
- the guaB gene encoding IMP dehydrogenase, translating to MKIRQAITFDDVLLQPGASEVLPADVNVSTFLTKAIPLNIPLLSAAMDTVTEARLAIAMAQAGGIGVIHRNLTIEQQAGEVAMVKKYESGVVMNPITISPDATLGELREVKKRTGFSGIPVVEKSGKVLGIVTNRDTRFADDLNEKVATLMTRNVVTAQMDMDPAEARRLLHKHRIERLVIVDHDGRCLGLLTVKDMDKAAVHPHAAKDAAGRLRVAAASTVGDAGFERTMALIEAGADAIIIDTAHGHSISVAEAVTRAKKISNSVQIIAGNVATGEATKALIDAGADAVKVGIGPGSICTTRIVAGVGVPQLTAIEQCATAALASGVPIIADGGIKFSGDFAKALAAGASTAMMGSMFAGTEEAPGEVFLYQGRSYKAYRGMGSLGAMARGSADRYFQKDAAAEKLVPEGIEGQVPFKGPVGAIIHQMVGGLRAAMGYVGAKDIAELHQKAEFVQITGAGLNESHVHDVMMTREAPNYSLSRG from the coding sequence ATGAAAATCCGACAAGCGATCACCTTCGACGACGTGCTTCTGCAGCCCGGCGCGAGCGAGGTATTGCCCGCAGACGTCAACGTCTCAACCTTCCTGACAAAAGCTATACCGCTGAACATTCCGCTGCTTTCAGCGGCCATGGATACGGTCACAGAAGCCCGCCTCGCCATTGCGATGGCCCAGGCCGGTGGCATCGGGGTTATTCACCGTAACCTGACCATCGAACAACAGGCCGGCGAAGTGGCGATGGTCAAGAAGTATGAGAGCGGGGTGGTAATGAACCCCATCACGATCAGCCCGGACGCTACGCTTGGCGAGCTTCGCGAAGTCAAGAAACGCACGGGCTTCTCCGGCATCCCGGTCGTCGAGAAAAGCGGCAAGGTGCTTGGCATTGTGACGAACCGCGATACGCGCTTCGCCGATGACCTCAACGAGAAGGTCGCCACCCTGATGACCCGCAATGTGGTCACGGCGCAAATGGACATGGACCCCGCCGAAGCGCGCCGCTTGCTCCACAAACACCGGATCGAGCGCCTCGTGATTGTCGATCATGACGGCCGCTGCCTCGGATTGCTGACCGTCAAGGACATGGACAAGGCCGCCGTGCACCCGCACGCCGCCAAGGACGCCGCCGGGCGGCTGCGCGTTGCGGCAGCGTCCACTGTGGGCGATGCAGGCTTTGAGCGAACGATGGCGCTCATCGAGGCCGGGGCGGACGCGATCATCATCGACACCGCCCATGGCCACTCCATATCCGTCGCCGAAGCCGTCACCCGCGCCAAGAAGATATCCAACTCGGTCCAGATCATCGCGGGCAACGTAGCCACCGGTGAAGCCACCAAAGCTCTGATCGACGCAGGAGCCGACGCAGTCAAAGTCGGCATCGGCCCTGGCTCCATCTGCACAACGCGCATCGTTGCCGGCGTTGGCGTTCCTCAACTCACCGCCATTGAACAATGCGCGACCGCCGCTCTGGCCTCCGGTGTCCCGATCATTGCAGACGGCGGCATCAAGTTCTCCGGCGACTTCGCCAAGGCGCTCGCCGCCGGCGCGTCGACCGCCATGATGGGCTCCATGTTCGCCGGTACTGAAGAGGCGCCCGGCGAGGTGTTCCTCTACCAGGGGCGCAGCTATAAAGCCTATCGCGGTATGGGCAGCCTCGGCGCCATGGCGCGCGGCTCGGCAGACCGCTACTTCCAGAAAGACGCCGCCGCAGAAAAGCTCGTGCCCGAAGGCATCGAAGGGCAGGTGCCCTTCAAAGGCCCCGTCGGCGCGATCATTCACCAGATGGTCGGCGGCCTGCGCGCCGCGATGGGCTATGTCGGCGCCAAGGATATTGCCGAGCTTCACCAGAAGGCCGAGTTTGTGCAGATCACCGGCGCCGGACTCAACGAAAGCCATGTCCACGACGTGATGATGACACGCGAAGCGCCGAACTACTCCCTGTCGAGGGGGTAG
- the rfaE2 gene encoding D-glycero-beta-D-manno-heptose 1-phosphate adenylyltransferase, whose product MSSRLSGLLDRAAGKRVLCIGDVMLDRFIYGVVDRISPEAPVPVLRHSREASMPGGAANVARNLASLGLEPVLIGACGDDDAGRELLSIFDQDLSLSVRLVTAKGRPTTLKCRFVAGGHQLLRVDTENVAPVSEATEEELIGILSREAPGSAAILISDYAKGLLTDRLLKAVTKLAADLNIPLIADPKGRDFARYGAVDILKPNAFELSAAVHRSISTDEEAALALREALDTLPAKAIIVTRAARGISYIGQDGNVHHEAGRAREVFDVSGAGDTSLAALATAIAGGGTLSDAVHLAIAASGIAVGKAGTATVSAEEIKAALSVAGPVGRAGLLPMDAMIGQVERWRAAGLKIGFTNGCFDILHPGHIRVIEQARAHCDRLVVGLNSDNSVKRLKGPLRPINNEQARADVLSALSAVDGVIIFDTDTPLDAIAALNPDVLVKGGDYTRESIVGADIVEARGGEIVIVPLVAGHSTTAIIARSETGK is encoded by the coding sequence TTACGGCGTCGTGGATCGCATATCGCCCGAAGCGCCTGTTCCGGTTCTTCGCCATAGCCGGGAAGCGTCAATGCCGGGCGGCGCTGCCAACGTTGCCCGCAACCTCGCCTCGCTTGGTCTGGAACCCGTATTAATCGGTGCCTGCGGCGATGATGACGCCGGAAGGGAACTTCTGTCCATATTTGACCAGGATTTGTCTCTTTCTGTCAGGCTCGTGACGGCCAAGGGCCGCCCGACAACCCTGAAATGCCGCTTCGTGGCCGGAGGGCATCAGCTTCTGCGCGTCGATACCGAAAACGTCGCTCCTGTCAGTGAAGCGACAGAAGAGGAGCTTATCGGTATTCTGTCTCGAGAGGCCCCCGGATCGGCCGCTATCCTCATCTCCGATTATGCAAAGGGCCTTCTGACAGATCGGCTGCTGAAGGCGGTCACGAAGCTGGCCGCCGACCTGAATATCCCGCTCATTGCAGACCCCAAAGGACGCGATTTTGCCCGCTATGGCGCTGTCGACATTCTCAAACCGAATGCATTCGAACTGTCGGCGGCGGTGCATAGGAGCATCAGCACCGATGAAGAGGCCGCTCTGGCCTTGCGCGAAGCCTTGGACACCCTGCCAGCCAAAGCGATCATTGTAACACGAGCCGCACGTGGAATTTCCTATATCGGTCAAGACGGTAACGTGCATCATGAAGCGGGCAGGGCGCGGGAAGTCTTCGACGTGTCCGGAGCGGGAGACACCAGCCTCGCAGCCCTCGCTACGGCGATCGCGGGCGGTGGCACCCTGTCGGATGCTGTACATCTGGCAATTGCCGCATCCGGCATCGCAGTCGGCAAGGCAGGCACAGCAACGGTGTCGGCTGAAGAGATCAAGGCTGCGCTGTCAGTCGCAGGCCCGGTTGGCCGTGCGGGCCTGCTGCCGATGGATGCCATGATTGGTCAGGTCGAGCGCTGGCGCGCCGCCGGCCTGAAGATTGGCTTCACGAACGGGTGTTTTGACATCCTTCATCCCGGTCACATCCGGGTAATAGAGCAGGCCCGCGCGCACTGCGACAGGCTGGTAGTGGGCTTGAACTCCGACAACTCTGTCAAACGCCTCAAAGGCCCGCTGCGTCCAATCAACAACGAGCAGGCGCGGGCTGATGTTCTGTCGGCACTGAGCGCAGTCGACGGCGTGATTATCTTCGATACGGACACACCGCTGGACGCCATTGCCGCCCTCAATCCTGATGTGCTGGTGAAGGGCGGAGATTACACGCGTGAATCTATAGTGGGCGCAGACATCGTTGAAGCCAGGGGCGGCGAGATCGTGATTGTGCCGCTGGTCGCAGGCCATTCTACCACCGCAATCATCGCGCGAAGCGAAACCGGGAAATAG
- a CDS encoding GNAT family N-acetyltransferase — MLDIHLPEGMRDALPRDWRDLGDITGEAFVEDPVNLWIFGQPEPLKPVFSLLARHLYLTNGICHMAGDAGATMWCLSDRRKELGPVPTLALVWTLMRQGSKGAAKRGMMAGETMAREHPRDPHLYLFTIGTRKAARGKGLGKQLITPMLMAADKARLPCYLENSNPANSGFYMSHGFERMKLFEPGPGAPPLEAMWREPKGLYV, encoded by the coding sequence ATGCTGGATATTCACCTGCCTGAAGGAATGCGGGACGCCTTACCTCGTGACTGGAGAGATCTGGGCGACATTACCGGTGAAGCTTTTGTGGAAGATCCGGTCAATCTGTGGATTTTTGGGCAGCCTGAACCGTTGAAGCCCGTCTTTTCGCTTCTGGCGCGGCACCTCTACCTGACGAATGGGATCTGCCATATGGCCGGTGATGCGGGGGCCACGATGTGGTGCCTGTCCGACCGACGCAAGGAACTCGGCCCAGTTCCGACCCTCGCCCTTGTGTGGACCCTGATGCGACAGGGATCAAAAGGCGCTGCGAAACGCGGGATGATGGCCGGCGAAACGATGGCGCGGGAACATCCGCGCGATCCTCACCTCTACCTCTTCACGATTGGCACCCGCAAAGCGGCGCGCGGAAAAGGGCTCGGGAAACAGCTTATCACGCCGATGTTGATGGCCGCCGACAAGGCCCGCCTGCCCTGCTACCTGGAGAACTCAAACCCGGCGAACTCTGGTTTCTATATGAGCCATGGGTTTGAACGGATGAAGCTGTTCGAGCCTGGCCCAGGTGCCCCGCCACTTGAGGCAATGTGGCGGGAACCCAAGGGACTTTACGTTTAG
- a CDS encoding Ppx/GppA phosphatase family protein produces the protein MADKKDRGEPPKRVQARPKTSRPLYAAVDLGTNNCRLLVAEPRGQTFRVVDSHSQIARLGEGLHDTGRLSEAAIERALDALHTIRRKLRHHGVGRVRCIATEACRKAENGPEFIQRVHSETGLTFKVIGAKEEARLATIGCHDLLVAPAKSVLVVDIGGGSTELSLLDAEATRGQGLKGMLNRAQIIDWTSLKTGVVTMSDAFQGYDEVAAWPLMLNRAREIVAAWPGLANVQQRLADDEGYLIGTSGTVTCLAGVHLKLDRYRRDKVDGAWMSRDEGAATIDLLRELGVSGRAKLPTIGEERAPLMLAGCSIMQAVWEAFEGKRLRVADRGLREGLLLSMMYGQPKNRSRRRKGRGGRPSPQEAPNE, from the coding sequence ATGGCTGACAAAAAAGACCGGGGAGAGCCGCCCAAACGTGTGCAGGCTCGCCCCAAAACCAGTCGCCCGCTGTATGCAGCGGTCGATCTGGGCACCAATAATTGCCGCCTGCTTGTGGCGGAGCCGCGAGGGCAAACCTTCCGCGTCGTGGACTCGCACTCCCAGATCGCCAGACTGGGGGAGGGGCTCCACGATACTGGGCGTTTGTCAGAAGCGGCCATCGAGCGCGCGCTGGATGCCCTCCACACGATTCGGCGAAAACTGCGCCATCATGGGGTGGGTCGGGTCCGTTGCATTGCGACTGAGGCTTGCCGGAAAGCCGAGAATGGCCCGGAGTTCATTCAGAGGGTTCATTCCGAAACCGGCCTGACCTTCAAGGTCATCGGCGCTAAGGAGGAGGCCCGGCTGGCGACAATCGGATGCCATGATCTGCTCGTTGCGCCTGCCAAGTCCGTCCTGGTGGTGGATATTGGGGGCGGCTCGACGGAGTTGTCGCTTCTCGATGCCGAAGCCACGCGCGGGCAGGGGCTCAAGGGCATGCTTAACCGCGCGCAGATCATCGACTGGACAAGCCTCAAGACAGGCGTTGTCACCATGAGCGATGCTTTCCAGGGATATGACGAAGTCGCTGCCTGGCCGCTGATGCTGAACCGCGCCCGCGAGATTGTCGCTGCCTGGCCCGGCCTTGCCAATGTGCAGCAGCGCCTTGCTGATGACGAAGGCTATCTGATCGGAACATCGGGAACGGTCACTTGCCTGGCCGGGGTCCATCTCAAGCTTGACCGCTACCGCCGTGATAAGGTGGATGGTGCCTGGATGAGCCGCGACGAGGGCGCCGCGACCATTGATCTGCTCCGGGAGCTGGGCGTCTCCGGCCGCGCGAAACTTCCGACCATCGGTGAGGAGCGCGCGCCCTTGATGCTTGCAGGCTGTTCGATCATGCAAGCCGTATGGGAAGCTTTCGAGGGCAAGCGGCTGCGCGTGGCGGATCGCGGACTTCGTGAAGGCCTTCTATTGTCCATGATGTATGGTCAGCCCAAGAACCGGAGCCGGCGGCGCAAAGGGCGCGGCGGTCGCCCCAGCCCTCAGGAGGCTCCAAATGAGTGA